Proteins from a single region of Haloterrigena alkaliphila:
- a CDS encoding rubrerythrin-like domain-containing protein — protein sequence MSVTEPREYECVACGRRETVTDAFVSTCRRCGGEMRNVELIRE from the coding sequence ATGTCAGTCACCGAACCGCGCGAGTACGAGTGCGTCGCGTGTGGCCGCCGTGAAACCGTCACGGACGCGTTCGTCAGCACCTGTCGGCGATGCGGGGGCGAGATGCGAAACGTCGAGCTGATCCGGGAGTAG
- a CDS encoding DUF7501 family protein, with translation MAVNTTTDWSDPVTCPFCGDELASPGAGFVDHIDENAACETDFEHWRENIAGDLADEWSG, from the coding sequence ATGGCAGTCAACACGACGACGGACTGGAGCGACCCCGTTACCTGTCCCTTCTGTGGCGACGAGCTTGCCTCCCCCGGTGCCGGATTCGTCGACCATATCGACGAGAACGCGGCGTGCGAAACCGATTTCGAACACTGGCGAGAGAACATCGCCGGTGACCTCGCCGACGAGTGGTCCGGATAG
- a CDS encoding rubrerythrin-like domain-containing protein → MVHPAPDVPDRSYYECCECGYREVTDSLESCPDCDGRTRNIAVPRA, encoded by the coding sequence ATGGTTCATCCGGCCCCAGACGTGCCAGACCGATCGTACTACGAGTGTTGCGAGTGTGGCTACCGAGAAGTCACCGACTCGCTCGAGTCCTGTCCGGACTGCGACGGACGGACGAGAAATATCGCGGTCCCCCGGGCGTAG
- a CDS encoding SHOCT domain-containing protein translates to MGSESGGRSYNLTEIFAIKFVLADVLIIAALLLAGPLYALGITALFVASTFLIWYLTRRSERADAERAAERAAEGDADADHAAEHDPVTRLQERYADGELSEAEFEAKLDRLIESNERADAAGVDTDELELERSR, encoded by the coding sequence ATGGGCAGCGAGAGCGGCGGGCGAAGCTACAACCTCACGGAAATCTTCGCCATCAAGTTCGTTCTGGCCGACGTCCTGATCATCGCCGCGTTGCTACTGGCCGGGCCGCTGTACGCCCTCGGAATCACGGCGCTGTTCGTGGCCAGCACGTTCCTGATCTGGTATCTCACCCGGCGCAGCGAGCGGGCCGACGCCGAACGCGCGGCGGAACGGGCGGCCGAGGGAGACGCCGACGCCGACCACGCGGCCGAACACGACCCCGTCACGAGATTGCAGGAGCGGTACGCGGACGGCGAACTCTCCGAAGCGGAGTTCGAAGCGAAACTCGACCGACTGATCGAGTCCAACGAGCGGGCCGACGCCGCCGGCGTCGACACGG